The Bacteroidia bacterium genomic interval AGGAGAGTTTTGCCTCGATTTGGTCTTTTTTGATTTCCTCGCTAACGGGAATAGCCAGGATTTTACTCAAGATCTGTATGCCTTCTTTGACGGAACCTTGATTGCTCCAAAAAGGCCGCATTGCCTGACCCAGGCGATAGGCTTTTTTCATTTCTCCCAACTCAATGGCATACTCTATGGCTGCTTTTAAATTGGTAAGTTCCAGATCCAGAATTGATGTCCACTTTTGGGCTTCTTCATGGCCGGAGCTCAGTTTTTTGGAAGCATTTTCAGCTAATTGCAGGTAATAGTCAATATGAGCCAGCTTATATATTTCGTCTTTAACGGCTAGTTTTAATTGATCTGAAGCAAATTCTCTAATGGTTTCTAACATATAGAAACGAGAGGCCCTTTCTTCTATTTTGATGAGGCTTTTATCTAGCAGATCTTCTATGCCTTCCTCAAAATCCCAGTCTGCCAGTCCGTTTTGAATACATACCGCATGAATGGCCTCAAAATCGGAGCCTCCCACAAAAACCGATAGACGATTCAATAACTCTTGTTCTTCCTTATCCAGGAGCTTGTAGCTCCAATTTATGGTCTGCCTCAAGGTCTGATGCCTTTCAGGCATCTGCACATCTCTGGTTTTCAGTACATCCAGGCTTTGCCCGAGTCGTTCGAGTAAAGTTTCTGGGGAAAATATTTTAGTTCTTGCAGCAGCCAGCTCAAGGGCTAAGGGCAATCCATCGAGACGTGTGCATATTTCAGCGATATAGCTGGAATTCTTGCTACTTAATTCAAAACTTCGCCTGGCTTGCTTAGCGCGTTGGCAAAAAAGGTCAATGGCTGGATTTGCCCTCAAAACATCCAGATCATTTATCTGTGAAGGTTTAGGCAAAGGAAGAGGTTCTACGGGGAACTCTACCTCGCCGGCAATATTCAAAATGATCCTACTGGTTACTATTATTTTTATTTCCGGACAATTAATGAGCAATTCGGCGAGCCATTGACTGGCAGATACAATTTGTTCAAAATTGTCCAGGATCAGGAGCATCTGTTTGCCTGCCAGGTACTGCATGAGATGGTCCGTCGCGTCGCGAATCCCGGGTTTCAAGCCCAGACTTTCTGTAATTGCAAAAGCCAGCATATCAGGATCCGTAATGGCAGCAAGAGAAATCCATCTTACGCCTTCTCGAAAATCGAATTGGATACTTTCAGCAACTTTTAGGGATAATCTGGTCTTTCCTGATCCTCCGGGCCCTGTTAAGGTTAGCAGAGGGTTGTTTCTGACCAATAACGCTATTTCCTCCTGTTCTCGTTCTCTTCCTACAAAACTGGTGAGAGATCTGGGGAGTTTGAAGGTATTTTCTTTTCGCCTCCCTTTTCCACTTAATTCATCGGGCGCAGGTACGATTATTCCCTCATGCTGGACAGCAAACAATTCCTTCGCTTTCTGGACATTCTTAAATTGGAAGGCACCCATTGAACGAAAGGAAAATTGTTGTTGATTTTTGACCTGCTCCACAATTTCGCCTGATACCAAAATACTCCCTGTCGCTGCGAAAGATTCAACGCGTGAAGCTACGTTTACTGCATCCCCGATTAGTTGGTCATTTTCAATCACTACATCCCCCAAATGTATGCCTATCCGGAGTGGTACTTCTATGGGTTCTTTCAATCGAAGTTGCATGTCAACGGCACATTGAATAGCCTCGACCACACTGGGGAAAATGCTTAGAGTACCGTCTCCAAAATACTGAATGATCTGACCATGAAATTCCTGATGAAGGTGATTGAATACTTCTCTATGGCGCTCTCGCTTTTTCCTTGCCAAGGCCTCATCTTGCTGCATCAGTGCTGTATATCCTACCATATCGGTAAACATAATGGCAGCTAGCATTCGCCGGGAGTTTTTTGGCGTCATGGAATTTTTCTTTGCGGTAGATTCCGAAAATAGCCAATTCTACTTCTAAACCAAAGAAAGCTCCTTCAGCCATCTGGCTTAATAAAATTCAAAATAGAATTAGTGTTATTCTTTCTCTTCATTCCGCCAACTTCATCTCAAACTCAGCTCCTGCTTGCGCAAAGCGCATTTTTTTCTCCGCAGGAATGAAGGTGATCAATAAGCCAATTTCCTCATTTGAGAATACATGATCTCCTTCAGCTGTAAGGGGAAAAGAAGGTTGACCGGTGCCCTGAGCGATAAGTTGGCCTGCCTCTTTGCGAAAGGTTATGTCCAGCGGTAATTGATCGGAGGTATAGGTTCCCAAATATTGATCGAGATCGACCTTCGAGGGTTTAGGAGAGCTAGCTGCTTGAGTAGCTTGTTTCATACTCAACTCAAAGGCCATTCCTTGTTGCTCAAAGTGCATCATTTTTTCCTCGGGAATGAATTTGATTTTGACCCCGTATTTCAAAATGGAAAATTTGTGATCTCCTTCCGCCTTGAGGACATCTGAGGCTTGTCCGGGAATCCCCAGGGAAAGGGTATTTCCCTCCTTGCTGACGGTCAAATCCATGGGGAGCTTATCGGACTCATAGGTTCCCACGTACTGGTCTAAATCCTCACTGCTCAATTCGATAAAATCGAAGGATGGCAATTCATAAGGCTTGTCAAAAACTTCTCTCAAGACCGCTATTGCGACATCATGACTTCCGTAGTTGGAGCCGTTGCAGATAAGGGCTATGGAGACATCACTTTCTTCAAAGTAAGTCAAACTTGAACTATATGCGTCGATAGCGCCAGTGTGCCCCCATCCTGTCATTTCATCAATCTTTGTTTCTTCAATACCAAATCCATAGGAAGCATCCGTTAGAGGTTTCATTTGTGCTAAACTTTGGGCGGAAATCAGCTTGCCATTAAATAGAGCTTTTGCAAAGCGACACAAATCTGTAGGTGTTGAAATAATGCCTCCTGCTCCTTGAGGAATGGACATATCTTCTTCGGAACTTAAGGTCCATGCATCCTTCATCCGATATGAACGCGCTTCACCTTTCGAAGAATTGATTTTCCCTCCATAAGTGGTATTTTCCAAAGCTAAAGGCTCTATGATGTATTGCTCAAGGATGTCTGAGTAGGATTTATCAAAGGTCCTTTCCAGCAGGAAGCTTAATAATACATAGTTTGAATTGCTGTAGACATGCTTAGCATCTGCTTCGAAGCCAATACCCTTACTAACAATGGTATCTAGCAGAGCAGCTTTCGTTATAGGTTCTAAGTGCCATGAGAAAAAACTCTTGTCTGTAAATGTGTTTATCCCGCTACGATGATTGAGTAGGTGGCGAATGGAGATTTTGTCAGCATTTTTGATTCTGGGGAAATACTTCTCAATGGTATCATCTAAATCAATTTTCCCCATTTCTACCGCTTTCATAATAAGTGTGGCAGTGAATGTTTTGCTGATGGATCCAATTCTGAATTTGGTTTCGCTTGTGTTAGGGATCTTTTTTTCTAAATCGGCATATCCGATTGCTTTCGTATAAATGATTTCGCCCCCCCGAGAAACAGCGACACTTCCAAAATATCGGTCATTCTCTTCTAGTGTGGTAAAGAATTTATCCAGTTTGGAAAATTGAGTGTTTTGTCCTAATCCAATTATAGAGACAAAAAGGCATGCGATAGTTGTGATAATATATTTCATGAATCTAGTATTAATGATTAGTTGATCTTCTGTTACAATCCCAATCTAGATCGATGAATCCGTCAAAAAATATATTAGTGATCTACCCTAAGCGAGCTGTGACCAGATAAGAAATAGCTGTGATTAAAGGCGTACGTCACAAAAAATAGAAAGGGCGGATATTCTTTCTTAGCTTTTGCTATGATTCGGTTTTTACAAAAACGATGGGTATATCATAGCTTAATTTGGACAAGCGCTTATTTTGCCCTGATACTGGTTAACTTTTATGAGGAAGGGGAAATCGAAAGCTTTTTCTTATTCATTAAAGAGCCGATCCTTTTTTTAATTCCCATTATCCTGACCACCTATTTGGCCTTTTGGGCAAAGGAGAAACTCTTCGACAGTCGCAGCTATTTACTCTACTTTCTGGCTGCAGCAGGAATTGTGTTTATTGGAGTCGCACTTAATGAATTTCTACAAGGCTTTGATCCAGTTATACATATAACTCGTTCTCAAAACATTGCCAATTTTATTTTTATACAGATCTTCGTTTTAGGACTTCAATATTTCAAGCGAGGGATTATCAATCAATACCAACTCCAGGAACTCAGATTCAAGACGGCCATGGCTGAGCTCAAAGCCCTCAAAGCGCAAATCAATCCGCACTTCCTCTTCAATACCTTGAATAACATCTATGGCATAAATCAACTCAATCCTGAACAGGGCTCTGAAATGATTATGGAATTATCAGATGTGATGCGCTATCATCTGGAGTTCTCCAAAGAAGCCAAGGTAAAACTGCAGGATGAAGTGG includes:
- a CDS encoding adenylate/guanylate cyclase domain-containing protein, which codes for MLAAIMFTDMVGYTALMQQDEALARKKRERHREVFNHLHQEFHGQIIQYFGDGTLSIFPSVVEAIQCAVDMQLRLKEPIEVPLRIGIHLGDVVIENDQLIGDAVNVASRVESFAATGSILVSGEIVEQVKNQQQFSFRSMGAFQFKNVQKAKELFAVQHEGIIVPAPDELSGKGRRKENTFKLPRSLTSFVGREREQEEIALLVRNNPLLTLTGPGGSGKTRLSLKVAESIQFDFREGVRWISLAAITDPDMLAFAITESLGLKPGIRDATDHLMQYLAGKQMLLILDNFEQIVSASQWLAELLINCPEIKIIVTSRIILNIAGEVEFPVEPLPLPKPSQINDLDVLRANPAIDLFCQRAKQARRSFELSSKNSSYIAEICTRLDGLPLALELAAARTKIFSPETLLERLGQSLDVLKTRDVQMPERHQTLRQTINWSYKLLDKEEQELLNRLSVFVGGSDFEAIHAVCIQNGLADWDFEEGIEDLLDKSLIKIEERASRFYMLETIREFASDQLKLAVKDEIYKLAHIDYYLQLAENASKKLSSGHEEAQKWTSILDLELTNLKAAIEYAIELGEMKKAYRLGQAMRPFWSNQGSVKEGIQILSKILAIPVSEEIKKDQIEAKLSFGVMCFYLADMKGLEDIFKDCLDFFTKEGNDKKSLEALNHLFFVQVNSGNLTQAEKSFERLKAPLKTMGTHPFSIGVHNNLGFLHFLKGELDQAVTTFEKIVPMAKELGNERWMGYNYSNMSLPLIYKAEYQKAIDLLKFSLKRHREARELTVLQHAINQSCQAYFELGEYEKCQELVDEAHEWNQLSPSEVTLIILSDIRARLALSKNLPDEAEAIIEEYLPVFSKKDLPLMWQINTYRTKCHISFALGKYEELKFYTLRLLKLDKSQSSYLTACLALEFTARLAEVRKDFSLAATLFHIAQAFRRSIHMPVPNSEKEIGAKLQSNLSEMLGSEAFQLAKNESLNLSLQQAIKLCKDYLES
- a CDS encoding serine hydrolase domain-containing protein, translating into MKYIITTIACLFVSIIGLGQNTQFSKLDKFFTTLEENDRYFGSVAVSRGGEIIYTKAIGYADLEKKIPNTSETKFRIGSISKTFTATLIMKAVEMGKIDLDDTIEKYFPRIKNADKISIRHLLNHRSGINTFTDKSFFSWHLEPITKAALLDTIVSKGIGFEADAKHVYSNSNYVLLSFLLERTFDKSYSDILEQYIIEPLALENTTYGGKINSSKGEARSYRMKDAWTLSSEEDMSIPQGAGGIISTPTDLCRFAKALFNGKLISAQSLAQMKPLTDASYGFGIEETKIDEMTGWGHTGAIDAYSSSLTYFEESDVSIALICNGSNYGSHDVAIAVLREVFDKPYELPSFDFIELSSEDLDQYVGTYESDKLPMDLTVSKEGNTLSLGIPGQASDVLKAEGDHKFSILKYGVKIKFIPEEKMMHFEQQGMAFELSMKQATQAASSPKPSKVDLDQYLGTYTSDQLPLDITFRKEAGQLIAQGTGQPSFPLTAEGDHVFSNEEIGLLITFIPAEKKMRFAQAGAEFEMKLAE
- a CDS encoding histidine kinase, which translates into the protein MIRFLQKRWVYHSLIWTSAYFALILVNFYEEGEIESFFLFIKEPILFLIPIILTTYLAFWAKEKLFDSRSYLLYFLAAAGIVFIGVALNEFLQGFDPVIHITRSQNIANFIFIQIFVLGLQYFKRGIINQYQLQELRFKTAMAELKALKAQINPHFLFNTLNNIYGINQLNPEQGSEMIMELSDVMRYHLEFSKEAKVKLQDEVELLQSYIKLEQLRLRETCELKIDFEEADKSLMISPLLFIPFVENAFKHGTHPTKDCFVHINLSTNPDGLLFRVKNSLIPNQKVVKTNIGLQNTKRRLELLFPEKHKLDIIKKDNYHLVELQIEL